The Pukyongia salina genome segment TTCGAAACAGACGCCTTTGTAGTGTGTAGTTTTGTGCCGCGCATATACGATTATCATCCCGATAGTATCCCGGCACCCTATAACCACAGTAATATTGATAGTGATGAGGTACTCTATTATGTAGACGGAGATTTTATGAGTAGGAACGATATAGATGCCGGACATATTTCACTACATCCGGCCGGGATTCCGCATGGACCACATCCGGGTGCTACCGAACGAAGTATAGGGCAGGTAAAAACAGACGAATTGGCCGTAATGGTGGATACCTTCAAACCATTGAAAGTAACCGAAGAAGCATTAAAAATAGCCGATGACACGTATTATCAGTCTTGGCTGGAATAAATAAACAATAAATTACCTTCAATCGCGATTAATTCTTAACCATTCAGAAGAAAAATTCACCGAAGGCAAAAAACATAATACCATGAGTAAAGATGTAAAATCCGTAGACTACGGACTTGAAAAAATATTTGAAGGAGCCCAGGACTTTTTACCCCTTCTGGGAACAGACTATGTAGAATTCTATGTTGGAAATGCAAAACAGTCTGCACATTATTATAAAACAGCGTTCGGCTTTCAGGACTATGCCTATAAAGGCCTGGAAACCGGATCGAAAGACGTAGTAAGTTATGTGCTGAAACAGGACAAGATCCGTATTGTACTTTCCACACCCCTGAACAGTAAATCGCCACTAAACGATCATATTGTAAAGCATGGAGATGGAGTAAAAGTGATCGCCTTGTGGGTTGATGATGCCCGTAAAGCCTGGGAGGAGACTACTAGCAGAGGTGCTAAGTCGTATATGGAACCATTGGTAGAAAAAGATGAGCATGGTGAAGTGGTACGTGCCGGGATCTACACCTATGGCGAGACTGTACACATGTTCGTAGAAAGGAAGAACTACAATGGTGTATTCTTACCCGGTTTTGTAAAATGGGAAACAGACTATAAACCCGCACCTACCGGATTGAAGTATATAGACCATATGGTTGGAAATGTAGGATGGGGACAGATGAATACCTGGGTGAAATGGTATGAAGAAGTAATGGGATTTGTTAATTTCCTCTCCTTTGATGACAAGCAGATCCACACCGAATATTCCGCTCTCATGAGTAAAGTGATGAGTAATGGAAACGGAAGGATAAAATTTCCTATTAATGAACCGGCTGAAGGTATAAAACGTTCACAAATTGAGGAATATCTTGATTTTTATGAAGGGGCCGGGGTGCAGCACCTCGCGCTTGCCACGGACGATATCATTGAAACAGTAGCACAACTTAGGGCAAGAGGTGTTGAATTTTTACCACCTCCTCCACAGCAGTACTATGATGATATTCCGGGCAGGCTGGGATCGCATATGGATATGATGAAAGAAGATATAAAGGAACTTCAGCGTTTATCGATCCTGGTTGACGCCGATGAAGAAGGCTATTTATTGCAAATTTTTACCAAACCCCTTGAAGACAGACCTACCTTATTCTTTGAGATCATCCAGCGAATGGGCGCGAAAGGATTTGGGGCAGGTAATTTTAAAGCACTGTTTGAATCTATAGAGAGAGAACAAGCAGCACGTGGCACCCTATAAGATGTAACTAAGTGAAAACTCCATCGTCTTAATGATGGAGTTTTTACTTTGGAACAGTAGTTGTATTTGTCACAACCAAATCTTAATACTTATGTTATGAAAAGGCTTATTACGCTTTTTTTATTTTTTACTTTCATCGTTGTGAATGCCCAGGAACAGGCCTATGGGGATGGAGAATGGTTTAAATTTCGGGTACACTACGGTATCGTAACTGCAGGGTATGCTACCTTACAGGTTGACAATGCTTACCTGGAAGGGCGCAGTGTATATCATGTGAAAGGAGAAGGGCGTACAACAGGGGTCTCTAAATTATTCTTTAATGTAGAGGATTATTACGAATCTTACATAGATAAATACAACGACAGACCATATCGCTTTATCAGGAAGATCGATGAAGGAGGGCACACCAAGGATATTCAGATAGATTTCGATCATAACGCGGGAAAGGCTCTGGTATACAACAAGAAACATAACACCAAGGAACTGGTATCTTTCCCAAGTGATGCTCAGGATATGGTTTCGGCTTTTTATTACCTTCGCAATAATCTTGATGTAACCAAGATCTCGGAAGGAGAAACAGTCGATATGAATATGTTCTTCGACAAGGAGAATTATAAATTCAGACTGAAATTCTTGGGTAGGGAAACCTTAAAAACTAACTTTGGCAAAGTATCGTGCCTGGTATTCAGGCCTTATGTGCAGGCAGGACGCGTTTTCAAAGAAAAAGAGAGCCTAACGGTATGGGTAAGTGATGATAACAACAAGATACCATTACTAATAAAAGCCGATCTTGCAGTGGGTTCCTTAAAGGCCACTTTAACAGAATTCAAAGGATTAAAACATTCTTTTAAAATTATAGTAGATTAATGCCTCGATGGAAATTCAACCGGAAACCTTAAAATTACTCGAACAATTAAAGAAGAAATACGATGCGATCGATCAGGATCTCGATACACACCTGGAAGGGTTGTTGTATGGGGAGCCTATAACGTATTGGGATTATATCCAGACCGACGCCTTGCTTAATCTTCAGGTACAACGTACTACCTTGCCGGATGAGATGGTATTTATCATGTACCATCAGATCAATGAGTTGCTCTTTAAAATGATCCTTTGGGAAATTCAACAGGTGGCTCATCACAAGGAGCTTACTGTTAAGTTCTTTTCAGAAAGATTAATGCGTATTAGTCGATATTTCGACATGCTCACTTCCTCTTTCCAGATCATGACCGAAGGAATGGAGGTGGAACAATACCTGCAATTCAGAAATACGCTTACCCCGGCCAGTGGATTTCAGAGTGCCCAATACCGTAAGATCGAATTCGCCTCGACCGATCTTATCAACCTTATCGATGCGAGATTTAGGGATACCATAGACCGGGATACTCCTTACGAACACGCGCTGGAACACTTGTACTGGCAGGCGGCAGGTAAAAATTACCATACCGGGAAAAAGAGCTACCTGCTTAGTGCTTTTGAAGAAAAATATAAAAACGAATTTATCGCCTTTACAAAAGAGTATAATACTATAAATTTGTATGCGAAGTTTAAAAGTTTACCCGAATCTGTTAAAAAGGACCCTAAATTAAGAAAGGCGATGCGGCACTACGATCGCACCGTTAATATTAAATGGGTGATGGCACATTATAACACGGCTGTGAAATATCTCAACCACGGGAATGAACCGGAAGAGGCTACCGGTGGAAGCGATTGGGCAAAATATATGCTCCCGAAATATCAACGGAGAATATTCTTCCCCGAAGTGTGGACAGCAGAAGAACTAAAAAACTGGGGCCATGACGTA includes the following:
- the hppD gene encoding 4-hydroxyphenylpyruvate dioxygenase, whose protein sequence is MSKDVKSVDYGLEKIFEGAQDFLPLLGTDYVEFYVGNAKQSAHYYKTAFGFQDYAYKGLETGSKDVVSYVLKQDKIRIVLSTPLNSKSPLNDHIVKHGDGVKVIALWVDDARKAWEETTSRGAKSYMEPLVEKDEHGEVVRAGIYTYGETVHMFVERKNYNGVFLPGFVKWETDYKPAPTGLKYIDHMVGNVGWGQMNTWVKWYEEVMGFVNFLSFDDKQIHTEYSALMSKVMSNGNGRIKFPINEPAEGIKRSQIEEYLDFYEGAGVQHLALATDDIIETVAQLRARGVEFLPPPPQQYYDDIPGRLGSHMDMMKEDIKELQRLSILVDADEEGYLLQIFTKPLEDRPTLFFEIIQRMGAKGFGAGNFKALFESIEREQAARGTL
- a CDS encoding DUF3108 domain-containing protein, with the protein product MKRLITLFLFFTFIVVNAQEQAYGDGEWFKFRVHYGIVTAGYATLQVDNAYLEGRSVYHVKGEGRTTGVSKLFFNVEDYYESYIDKYNDRPYRFIRKIDEGGHTKDIQIDFDHNAGKALVYNKKHNTKELVSFPSDAQDMVSAFYYLRNNLDVTKISEGETVDMNMFFDKENYKFRLKFLGRETLKTNFGKVSCLVFRPYVQAGRVFKEKESLTVWVSDDNNKIPLLIKADLAVGSLKATLTEFKGLKHSFKIIVD
- a CDS encoding tryptophan 2,3-dioxygenase family protein, with translation MEIQPETLKLLEQLKKKYDAIDQDLDTHLEGLLYGEPITYWDYIQTDALLNLQVQRTTLPDEMVFIMYHQINELLFKMILWEIQQVAHHKELTVKFFSERLMRISRYFDMLTSSFQIMTEGMEVEQYLQFRNTLTPASGFQSAQYRKIEFASTDLINLIDARFRDTIDRDTPYEHALEHLYWQAAGKNYHTGKKSYLLSAFEEKYKNEFIAFTKEYNTINLYAKFKSLPESVKKDPKLRKAMRHYDRTVNIKWVMAHYNTAVKYLNHGNEPEEATGGSDWAKYMLPKYQRRIFFPEVWTAEELKNWGHDV